The Zingiber officinale cultivar Zhangliang chromosome 9A, Zo_v1.1, whole genome shotgun sequence genome window below encodes:
- the LOC122021598 gene encoding beta-1,2-xylosyltransferase XYXT1-like produces the protein MKLAAPLKGVPPVYYGAWLLVACFLLSLIYLSATNSDALSFSFLGSQMSYSVTAPASSTASSNQQFGTREKEGIERSSPCDLKFNYCEVDDRAVLDRSRETVESLNNNNASTSVDQLQRSPTTKAEMSDRSPLCDLSNYRSDTCEIKGDARVAGKDSPSVVAVLPGGSSVQSWKIKPYARKSDPTAMRNVRQIDVRAVVDHIAAVPRCDVTHTAPAVVFSTGGYLGNYFHDFTDVLVPLFQTAGPFAGEVQLVVADFKFWWVGKYLPYFNRISRYPIIDFDRDERVHCFRHVLVGLRSSRDLIIDPASSPARYTMLDFTKFMRETYSLDRDQAGGARGRRNPRLLVISRARTRKFMNVDEIARLARKVGFEVVVAEADFGGVANFSRLVNSCDAMLGVHGAGLTNAVFLPTNAVLIQVVPFGKLEWIAANYFRNPAREMRLRYLEYTIGAEESTLTELYSRDDPVFRDPESIHKLGWFTMGAIYLDKQNVRLDLRRFRPVLSRALKLLRN, from the exons ATGAAACTGGCAGCGCCGCTGAAGGGAGTTCCCCCTGTGTACTACGGAGCGTGGTTGCTCGTCGCTTGCTTCCTTCTCTCCCTGATCTACCTCTCCGCCACCAACTCCGACGCGCTCAGTTTTTCCTTCC TGGGTTCTCAGATGTCTTACTCTGTTACGGCTCCTGCGAGTTCTACCGCTAGTAGCAACCAGCAATTTG GAACGAGGGAAAAAGAGGGGATTGAGAGATCATCGCCGTGCGATCTGAAGTTCAACTATTGCGAAGTGGATGATCGTGCAGTGCTCGATCGGAGCCGAGAGACTGTCGAATCCCTAAACAATAACAATGCATCTACTAGTGTGGATCAGTTGCAGAGATCTCCCACGACGAAAGCAGAAATGTCGGATCGATCGCCACTGTGCGATCTTTCCAACTACAGAAGCGACACTTGTGAAATCAAGGGCGACGCCAGAGTAGCCGGCAAGGATTCGCCCTCTGTGGTAGCAGTTCTTCCCGGCGGCTCAAGCGTGCAGTCATGGAAGATCAAGCCGTACGCCAGGAAGTCGGACCCGACGGCGATGCGCAATGTCCGGCAAATCGATGTGCGAGCGGTGGTCGACCATATTGCCGCCGTCCCGCGATGCGACGTGACCCACACGGCGCCCGCCGTCGTCTTCTCCACCGGCGGCTACCTCGGCAACTACTTCCACGATTTCACCGACGTGCTGGTGCCGCTCTTTCAGACCGCCGGGCCGTTCGCCGGCGAAGTCCAGCTCGTCGTCGCCGACTTCAAGTTCTGGTGGGTCGGCAAATACTTGCCGTACTTCAACAGGATCTCGCGGTACCCGATCATCGATTTCGACAGGGACGAGCGCGTCCATTGCTTCCGGCACGTGCTCGTCGGACTGAGAAGCAGCCGGGACTTGATTATAGACCCGGCGAGCTCGCCGGCGAGGTACACCATGCTCGACTTCACCAAGTTCATGAGAGAAACCTACTCGCTCGACCGAGACCAGGCCGGCGGCGCGCGGGGGAGGAGGAACCCGAGACTCTTAGTGATCTCGAGGGCCAGGACCCGGAAGTTCATGAACGTCGACGAGATCGCGAGGCTAGCAAGGAAGGTGGGGTTCGAGGTGGTGGTGGCGGAGGCCGACTTCGGCGGCGTGGCCAACTTCTCCCGGCTCGTCAACTCCTGCGACGCCATGCTGGGCGTGCACGGCGCGGGGCTCACCAACGCAGTCTTCCTGCCGACGAATGCTGTTCTGATTCAGGTGGTGCCTTTCGGGAAACTGGAGTGGATCGCGGCGAACTACTTCAGGAATCCggcgagggagatgaggctgcGGTACCTGGAGTACACGATCGGAGCCGAGGAGAGCACGCTGACGGAGCTGTACTCGAGGGACGACCCGGTGTTCAGAGATCCAGAGTCGATACACAAGCTGGGATGGTTCACCATGGGCGCGATCTATCTGGACAAGCAGAACGTGAGGCTGGATTTGAGGCGGTTCAGGCCGGTTTTGTCGAGGGCTCTGAAGCTTCTCAGGAATTAG